One stretch of Patagioenas fasciata isolate bPatFas1 chromosome 9, bPatFas1.hap1, whole genome shotgun sequence DNA includes these proteins:
- the ST6GAL1 gene encoding beta-galactoside alpha-2,6-sialyltransferase 1 — translation MVHINVLKKLMCVLVVILVALTVCLWRETRRSYYVPFKTENDDLQVHRTSEKWTSLKSQSLFHEAVSELGQIPQTSFGNHNKVKGSTSGTAEKLKKAADSVKVWDKDSSSRNLIPRLQKVRINYLSMNKYNVTYNGKRNTAKLSPEKLLCQLRDRVNVTMIEGSDGPFDTSEWQQYMPGKSLNETVGRLGRCAVVSSAGSLKSSHLGQEIDSHDAVLRFNGAPIKGFQEDVGQKTTIRLVNSQLVTVEEQQFLREELYNTGILIVWDPAPYHAEINEWYRKPDYDFFESYKLYRSTHPEQPFYILNPKMQWQLWDILQENSLEPIQPNPPSSGMLGIVIMMTLCDEVHVYEFLPSKRQTDICHYYQKFHDRACTMGAYHPLLFEKNLVKHINQGTDEDIYMHGKVTLPGFRNVHC, via the exons ATGGTTCACATCAATGTGTTGAAAAAATTGATGTGTGTTCTTGTGGTGATCCTGGTAGCACTGACCGTGTGCCTGTGGAGAGAGACGAGGAGAAGCTACTATGTTCCTTTCAAGACCGAGAACGATGATTTGCAGGTTCACAGGACCTCGGAAAAATGGACCTCACTTAAATCACAGAGCCTTTTCCATGAAGCAGTCAGTGAATTGGGTCAGATACCCCAAACATCATTTGGTAACCACAATAAAGTAAAAGGCAGCACCTCTGGAACAGCTGAAAAGTTAAAGAAAGCGGCAGACTCTGTAAAGGTATGGGATAAGGACAGCTCATCCAGAAATCTCATACCCAGGCTCCAGAAGGTCAGAATAAATTACTTATCCATGAACAAGTACAATGTGACGTACAACGGGAAGAGGAACACTGCTAAACTCAGCCCAGAGAAGCTGCTCTGCCAGCTACGGGACAGGGTGAACGTTACCATGATAGAGGGGTCGGATGGTCCTTTTGAtacctctgaatggcagcaaTACATGCCAGGGAAAAGCCTCAATGAAACAGTGGGCCGCCTGGGTCGCTGTGCTGTCGTGTCCTCGGCAGGGTCTCTGAAATCATCTCATTTGGGACAAGAGATAG ACAGTCACGATGCTGTCTTGCGATTCAACGGGGCTCCTATCAAGGGGTTTCAGGAAGATGTGGGGCAAAAGACAACAATTCGTCTTGTGAACTCCCAG CTTGTAACTGTTGAGGAGCAGCAGTTCCTGAGAGAAGAGCTATATAACACTGGAATCTTAATTGTCTGGGATCCAGCACCATATCATGCAGAAATTAATGAG tgGTACAGAAAACCAGACTATGACTTTTTTGAAAGCTATAAGTTGTATCGTAGTACACATCCAGAGCAGCCCTTCTATATCCTGAATCCAAAAATGCAGTGGCAACTCTGGGATATTCTGCAGGAGAATTCACTGGAGCCTATTCAGCCTAATCCACCATCATCAGGAATGCTTG GCATCGTGATCATGATGACGCTCTGTGACGAAGTGCATGTGTACGAATTTCTCCCTTCCAAACGGCAGACGGACATTTGCCACTATTACCAGAAGTTTCACGACCGTGCCTGCACCATGGGAGCTTACCACCCACTCCTGTTTGAGAAAAACTTGGTGAAGCACATAAACCAGGGCACAGATGAGGACATCTATATGCATGGGAAAGTTACTTTGCCCGGCTTCCGAAACGTGCATTGCTAG